Genomic window (Nicotiana sylvestris chromosome 7, ASM39365v2, whole genome shotgun sequence):
atctggACCCGCAATTTGACAGTCCCaaagggttcgtaggaaaatatgggacttgggcgtatgaccgaaatcgaattccgaggtcccaagcccgagaaatgaatttttaaagaaaattattttctgaaattgtttaaaggatttggaaatgaattttgattagaacatgttgatatcgggcccgtattttggttccggcgcccggtacaggtctatatgttatttaagataattcttgaagtttggtaagaaacggaatctgtttgacgtgatttggaccttaaatgaaaaatttgatgttttaagaagtttcgaAATATTTCATTCATTTAGAGGTTTAATTCGTTATTTAAggggttaatttggcgatttgatcgcacagataagttcatatgttgtttttgagttagtacgtatgtttggtttggagccccgagggctcgagtgtgttttggaaggtttttggaactcaaaaagttgcaggttttttaGTTTTGGTGTGCTGATATttttttcttcgcgttcgcgggaggaccgTCGCAAACGCGATGAGCTATTCATGCTAaaggaaaattccttctacgcgaacgcgagaaccAGGTCACGAACACGAAGCACTGGGGGGGTCTTTTTTTCACGAACGTGGGCCtggtatcgcgaacgcgaaggcttatagCCTGGGTAGGGGGAGGGGTACTATACCCTACGCGAACACGACCACCTggacgcgaacgtgaaggctctGGGAGCTGAAGCTATGTGAACGCGAGCCATTTAGCACGAACACGAAGGTCACTTAAGCTGGcttcatcgcgaacacgatgaaggcctgcccagtgattttaaaacagaaccaaaaacgGGATTtagccaaaatttcataacttcttttcttcaactccaaattgggcgatttttgaaaggggatttcaccatcaattcataggtatgtaatcttagactcattttcttcaatttttattaacacccattagattcctaggcctaaatcatgtgattaagggtagaaaattaagaatttgggtagagttagggctttttgattatttgggaatttgacctcattttgggatcggatttcaaaataaattatatattcgggctcgtgggtgaatgggcgATCGGGGTTTGGTtcaaacctcgtgttttgaccaagcggacctagggtcgatttttgactttttgggaagaatgatggaaaagctataattaagcattgaaattggactgtttagcatttattgatgttattaagtcaattatgtctagatacaatttatttggagccgaattcgaaaggaaaggtggtgtttgaggcttgagttggccgtggaagttcgaggtaagtgttcggtctaaccttagcttgagagattaggagttgtgtcctatttgctatttgcttcttgatgagtatgacgtataggcatggtgacaagtatctatacgttggtgtcgagcataaccgtgagtcttaaattgcaatttattgtgttcttaaatgatactgcagatgctttaattgatgattctcggtaTTGAGTAAGGATTAAGATTGTTTCGTGGAAATTACTTGTGATTGAGTATTAATGTTAGTTAAGATGATTAGATgttgggttaagattggttataactgattctcccttgtcgggacgtatttacttttactgtAGAATCCCTTACCGGGATTGTGTAGTTTATTGTCGATCCCTTGCCGAgactcttggtatggttgttgTTAAAGGTATATcaatatatgtggatcgggttgcacgccgcaacaatattatatgtggatcgggttgcacgccacaacaatgttatatgtggatcgggttgcacgccgcaacaatgttataggtagatcgggttgcacgccgcaacaatgttatacgtggatcgggttgcacgccgcaacaatgttatatgtggatcgggttgcacgccgcaacagtgttgaaTGAtaggaatcgggttgcacgccgcaacaatgttattattgtttgttgttgtagatcttggattgttctctcatatttctcttatgTTTCTGCTGGGGTTGGTATtttccccgtagcatgtaccctcttctatgttaattgtttattcctgtttattttctgttgtatataatataactgcataggtttatctggagtctggtcctagccttgtcactacctcgccggggttaggccaggcacttaccagcacatagggtcggttgtgctgatgctacacttttcACTATATGCAGATTCCGGAGcggcttttggacagtagcacttggggagcctgccttcagtccagccagagatcccgaggtagtcctgcaggcgtccgcaggcccgacgttctcttctactttattacGTACTTTGTTTTCAAtagatttcgagacagattgtatttctttcagacatttattgtagtaatcttagtccgtccgtgaaattgtgacaccgaATTCCGGGTAGAGATATGTGTTGTCATTATCGTACTGGCCTTGATTGttatattagattaagtcttccgcttgctttcatttatcgttaatagctaaatgttggatacctgttaattcagattgttaaaaagggttaaaaatgaaaggcttagaaattttctatgtttagtggcttgcctagcttctacgagcaggcgccatcacgactcttgagggtgggaaactccgggtcgtgacaagttggtatcagagctctagattacataggtctcacaattcacggacaagcttagtagagtctgagggatcagtacggagacgtctgtatttatcccagaggctacaaagttaggaaacattccacatttattctttcctgtcgtgcggattggtttctcaatgctagttgaaattctactctgttctttcgcagatgtcgagaacacgtgcttcctcatccactgaccagcaacccgagcccctagcagcaactcccacgaggggcagagggcgaggccgaggccgtgctagaggctgaggtaggaaCAAAGCTCAGCTCAGGGCAGCAGTACCCacagtggagcctcaggttgactttgatgataaggTTCCGTCCCCagtagttccggtgggcccagctcaggtcctagaggggtttattgctaccccagtactttaGGATGCTCTAgcccgtctagtgggccttaaggagagtgtcacccgggcggGCTTGCTTtatgtagcaccagccgtctctcaggctggaggaggaaccCAGAGTCCTTCTACTCGCAccccggagcaggtagctccccagtttcagactccagcagttcagccagttagagcagtttagccgggtatggtagctcagaccggtgatggagcagctatgtctaccTATTCCTTGTGGAAGTTGGATAAGTTCACCAACCTCTTTaatactactttcagcggtgcatctattgaggatccccaggattatctagacagctgttatGAGGTTCTCAGAAACATGGGGATGGTTGAAACCAATGGGGCCGATCttgccacttttcgcttgtctggatccgccaagatttggtggagggatttctgtttggctagacgagccggatcgccagctttgacttgggagcagtttacttagTTATTTCTGGAGTAGTTTCTCctcatcactcagagagaggcctatcggaggcagtttgagcgtctacagcaaggttccatgactgttacccagtataagaccagattcatcgacttggctcgtcatgctcttgtcatacttcccaccgagagaaagagagggttaggaggttcattgatgaacttattcagtcgattcgtcttcagatggctagggagactgggagtgagattactttccagGAGGCGGTCAATATgtccaggagagtggagatggttctgtcgcagggaggtggtcatgggtcggacaagaggccccatcattctggcagattcagtggtgcctcgtttggaggcagggattcgtatggtagaggccatccttctaggccctttcagtcaacacttcaagtttctcacggtgcttcaggtggccgtggttcccagatgtagtattctgatcagcagtcctacagtgcaccaccagctcctatcagcgtaccgccgctccagagttttcggggtggtcattcagttcgccagggtcagtctcagtttcctcagccacatcacttaggtggatgttttgagtgtggtgagtatggtcatatcaggagggcttgtccgaggttggtgggtactcagttgcaacagcagggttctcgtgctatggcttaggcaccaggtgttccatagaccgcccagccagctagaggtgggggtagaggtgctagaggtagaggtagaggtgatagaggtggagctcagacgctagaggtggaggccagccagcagcaggccatcccagagatgtagttcaaggtggtgggacccaaccccgatgttatgccctcccagccagacccgaggctgaggcttcagatgcagttattacaggtacggttcttcTTTATGATAGAGATGcctcagtgttatttgatccagagtctacgtactcgtatgtatcatcctattttgcaccatatctggttatgcctagtgattctttgagtgatcctgtttatgtgtttacaccggtgggtgattctattatggtagatcgagtccatcgctcttgtatagtcgtgattggaggtcttgagactcacATAGATTTactgcttctggacatggttgatttcgatgtcatattggggatggactggttatcaccttaccacgccatcttggattgtcatgccaagactgtgaccttagccttactgggtttacctcatttagagtggagagggactcctggtcattctacccatagtgttatttcttatgtgaaggctcgacgtatggtcgagaaggggtgtttggcctatttggcatatgttcatgattcgagtgatgaggttccttctattgattctgtgcccgttgtttgtgagtttcctgaggttttcccttcagacctgtcgggtatgccacccgacagggatattgacttctgcattgatttggctccaggcactcagcccatttctatcccgccgtatcgtatggccccgcctaagttgaaagagttaaaggagcagttgcaagacttgcttgagaagggtttcattaggccgagtgtttcgccttggggtgcgtcggtgttgtttgttaagaaggacggatcgatgagaatgtataTTGATTACCGGccgttgaacaaggttacaatcaagaataagtatctattgtcgaggattgatgatttgtttgatcagcttcagggtgccaaggtattttcgaagattgacttgagatctggctaccatcagttgaggattagggcatccgatgtccctaagacagctttccgcactcgatacaagcattatgagttcttgattatgtcattcgggttgacaaatgccccagcagcttttatggatttgatgaaccgagtgttcaggccttacttggattcatttatgatagtcttcattgatgatattttgatatattcccgcagtcaggagcagcatgagcaacatcttagagtggttcttcaaaccttgagggatagtcagttatatgctaagttctcgaagtgtgagttttggttgagtttagttgcattcctgggccatgttgtatcagcagagggtattcaggttgatccgaagaagattgaggtagttaaGAACTGgtctagaccagcatcagctacagagattcagagtttcttgggattggcaggctactatcatcggttcatggaggggttctcatctatcgcagccccgatgatcaggttgacccagaagggtgcccagttcagatggtcggacaagtatgaggcgagctttcagaagcttaagataaCTCTGACTAtgacaccagtgttggttttgcccacaggttcagggccttatacagtttattgtgatgcatctcgtgttggacttggtgcagtgttgatgtaggatggcaaggtcattgcctatgcttcgcggcagttgaagattcatgagaagaactacccggttcatgatttggagttggtagccattgttcatgcattgaagatttgaaggcattatctgtatggtttggcatgtgaggtgttcacggatcacaagagtcttcagtatttgttcaagcaaatgaagttgaatttgaggtagaggaggccAGTGTGGTGGACGATTGTGTattttattgttgatcccttgccgagactcttggtatggttgttgttaaaggtatagcaatatatgtggatcgggttgcacgctgcaacaatgttatatatggatcgggttgtacgccgcaataatgttatatgtggatcgggttgcacgtcgcaataaTGTTATatgtgaatcgggttgcacgtcgcaacaatgttatatgtggatcgggttgcacgctgcaataatgttatatgtggatcgggttgcacgccacaacaatggtataaatggatcgggttgtacgccgcaacagtgttgaatgatagggatcgggttgcgcgccgcagtagtgttattattgtttgttgttgtagatcttggattgttctctcatatttctcttaagtttctgctggaGTTGGTATTTTCCCCATAGCATGTACTCCCTCCTatgttaattgtttattcctgtttattttccgctatatataatataactgcacaggtttatctggagtctggtcccagcctcgtcggggttaggccaggcacttaccagcacatggggtcgattgtgctgatgctacactctgcactatgtgcagatttcggagcggcttttggacagtagcacttggggagcctgccttcagtccagccagagatcccgaggtagtcctgcaggcgtccgtaggcccgacgttctcttctactttattacgtactctgttttcattagatttcgagacaaattgtatttctttcagacatttgttgtagtaatcttagtccgtccgtgaaattgtgacaccggattctgggtaGAGATATGTGTTGTCATTATCGTACTGGCcttggttattatattagattaagtcttccgcttgctTTCATTTATCGTTAATAGCTAAATGTTGGATACCTGTTAATTCAGACTgataaaaagggttaaaaataaaagggttagaaattttctatgtttagtggcttgcctaacttctacgagtaggcgccatcataacTCCCGAGGATGGGAAAATCCGGGCCGTGAATACACGTTGAATACAACTATTTCTTTAATATAATAATTTTTTGCATCGTCAATTGCTATTAAGCTTAATTCATTCTTATTCAATTTCATATACACTATTTTGGCAGTTTACCATTTAAATGTTTGTTGCACCATCAATTACCTTTATACTTAATTCTTTCTTGTTCTATCTATTAAAATACGCTCTTTTGTGCATAACACATAATATACGTGCAACACACACACTCTAATTCTAGTGTTATACTAGTTGTGTATTGCTAATTAAGCCATTACCTACAAAGTTTTCTCCATGATCTTATAAGATCTAATTAGGTTACACTATAAgatttaattaattatatttttactCCAATTAAATCATTCCTTAGATGTATTTTGTATTCCAATCCCATTATTGAGCTTTTGTctctaatttttttatttaatacgAAATATAGTTTTCTTGTTATGGTAAGCAATTCACATTTATAGAATTAGTCATATGCTCTACAGCCTTTTTGATATTTTCGTACTTTTTTGCAATAAACTTGTACAAGTTTCAACTTTTTACGGCATTAATTTATCATTAGCATCATGTCTTTACTCTTTGTCAGTAAGAACTGAATAGGTTTAACCGTTTAAGATAATATTATTCAATAATTATAAAGATCATAACATAActaataataatattaataaaatgAAATACAAATGTACAATAATCAAGAGTATATCTTATCTTTGGATGATATAATGTGAAAAATCAATAATAAGTCATAAAACAACTCATTATTTTTTACAACAGTTTATGACAAGCATCAGTGATGCACCCATAATTTTAAAATTCTAGATCTGCTTTTGCCTATAACAATAATATTAACATTATAACGAACAAAGTCATTATAAAATTACTTCTCTATAATAACCTTACTGAAATATCTATGTATTTATTATCTTATAATAACCAAAAGCAGTCTACTAATACTAATACTTATTTTATTGCAGACACAgctttgataaattttgtaagtTTCAACAAGAAAGCCCGAATGTTCCATAATTATAAAGCATCTTGAAGTAAAAATTACACCATTAATTCCTCTCCTTAATTCATAAGAACAAGAAGAAGTAGATAAACGTACACGCATAATGTCAACAACTGTGACACATCAAGTTGGTTGCAAGTACAAATACATGCATAAAATAACATACGGATACAGTACATTTTATTTATTTCTATCCCAATAATTCCCATGCATGGATAGATTAACGCAACACTTGGTGATTATCAAACTTGGGCGAATAGGCCAACAGTGGCCTGAGCGACAAGTCCAATATTAGCGACCTGAATCACAGTAGTGCTATTAAGATTGACCTGAGCTTGAAGGAATCCACTGCGAGGCAAGAGAGGGCATGAAAGAACTGGAAGATTTACTGTAACGTTGCATAGGGAGTTCGCGGTAAGGCTGTTTAAGTTAGTAACTAGAGCAGCAAAAACTCCATTGAGATTTGTTATAGGAAGCGCAACCAGAGTTGGAGTTCCATTAATATTGCAAGTCAGACTTGCAAGGATCCCAGCAATGCCAGGTCCTGGTAAGTTACCAGTTGCTGAACAAGCTAGGGTTCCATTCACTTGTAAACCTAACACATTTTGACCATTTATAGTTAATAATGCATGGGCATGTGTGGCTGTAGCTATGAAGAAAAGTGCTAGAGCAAGAATGGAAGTTGTGGAAGAGGCCATGGTATTGAGATATATGTTATACTTTAGAGGAAATGCTTTGCTTTTGTGTTTCAGTAATTACTAGCGAAAATTCCTATTTATAGACGATTTATCCGTCTACCCATTGAGTATAAAAGATTTTCAACTGTATCTGTAGAGAGTGGTGGGGGCTAGTTAGAGATTACTCTATTGCAAGTTGAAGTATTGGCAATTGGCAACTTGTTGAACTTCAACTTTCCAAGCATATATATTTTGGGTACTCAAAGATAATGTAGAATTATCTGTTGCATATATGGCTCTAGCCAATTTAATTTAATAACCCTATGGTATCCGGAACACACTAATCCATCATTAAAAGGGAAAACGCTCTAGACTACCATAGAACGGGAGTCTTTGGACCAACGATAAAGTTATCTCCGTGTGACctatatatatgttatggattggAGCCGTATAATTAATCAACCACTTATGCTGCATTAGGGTAGATTGCTTACACTACACCCCTTGGAATGCGGTCCTTTCACGGACCTAGGGGCATATGCACGCTAAATAAAGCGGTGTTATGCGACACGCTTCGTCGGaaaattttactaaatatatgtgttaataCTGTAAAAAAATAGATAAGTAGGAAAAAATGACACCTAATTAATACAAATTGTCTCCTGGTGTGCTAGTTATGTGCCTTATTTTGCTTTAAGAGGTTAGAGGTTTGAACCTCAACTAGCTCATATATTTTTTTCCAAATATTTAAGAGAGTTTCTGTGGTTAAAAATTGTGATAAGCAGAATTGAATTCAAGACCTTTTCTAACTTAACACTCAACAAACCAATGAACCAATACTGTTTCTAGTCTGAAAATATGATAACTAAAGTTATTTATTCACGTTCTTCTATAAAATTTGATACTACTTACAAAAATTTCTGCATACGTCCCTGCCCAGACCAGTGGCGAAGCCAGGAATTTActcaagggtgttcaaacttgaaagaagtaaaaAATATTCTCCGAGAAAGAGtgttcaatatgtgttatatacctctaaaatctAATAGTATACCTATATACGCAATGTAATTTTCTGACGAAGGGTGGTTAACATGTAGCTTCGCCCATGGCCCAGACAATGGTACCACGGGATGCTTCTTGCTTCGGGCTGTGTTTTTGTTCTAGACCATCAAAGATTTCTCCATTCCTAAGAACTCGAGTCCGAGACCGTTGATCAAAGACGAATGATTAATCCTATACACCCTTTGCCGGTGAACTAAAAGAATAAGAAACCACAGTAGATTTTTTAAGGATGAGGGAAAATAATACTTACTAGTAAAGCATTAGGAGATTGTTTAGTGTATTCGTGCCTTTTTCCCCATACAACAAGAAAGCCCTACCTAGATAATGCTGGACATAGTGGcattttaaaataattcaaagtgTGGTAGCTTTAAATTAAAGTACAGCGTCTTCTaaattcttttaatttctttttcaataaAAAGTTAAAGTATATATTGTGGAGCAATCAACAGACAGTTTAAAGCAGGTGACAAATTAAATTTGAATAAAATGTTGGAGTTCAGAATAACTATATTAGGTAATAGAAATTGCAtaaattaagctttaaaattagTTGATGAAGTCACTAAGACCTAAAATGGAAGATGCATATCATCTAGAAATGGAAATGGTTGTAAGATTCCACTAGTCTTAGTATTTTTGTCTTTTCAGAATATCAGGGGATATCTTTCTCCTCCTAAATAAACTTGAGGACCTATTTGTAAAATTCAATCTTCTATTTTAATCTACGACCAATAAGCTAGGTACTCCCTATGTTTCACTTTGTTTGACATAGTTTGGAGTATGAGGATCAAAGTACTTAAATTTGACTGTAAAGTCGAGCATAAATTCTTTAAGTATTTGAAAATAAAAGTTACATATTTAAAACCTATATATAGAAAGTACTATAACTCGAAGTAGGGAGTGTAATTCAACTTGCAGTAGCTTGAACCCAAGCTATCTACAAATCACCAGTTGTATTTATTGATGAGGGACTAAAAAGCCCATATCCCTGTATAATTTTTTTCAACTCTTCAatcatattatatatatactccTTATAAAGAGAATGAAAGAAACACCGAAGTATGCCATGCATTCTtggaattttctgattttttcttttaTGCATTTGTTCATCTTCTTGAGCCATAACTTTCGTATATCATACTACGGGAAAAAAAAGAGGAACTAAAACAATACTATTCAAAATTGGAATTTACACTtatggtaaaaaagaaaaaaacagctTGATGAATATTGAACTCAATGTGGTTTGCTTAAATAATATATAAGTTCTAG
Coding sequences:
- the LOC138873840 gene encoding uncharacterized protein, which codes for MASSTTSILALALFFIATATHAHALLTINGQNVLGLQVNGTLACSATGNLPGPGIAGILASLTCNINGTPTLVALPITNLNGVFAALVTNLNSLTANSLCNVTVNLPVLSCPLLPRSGFLQAQVNLNSTTVIQVANIGLVAQATVGLFAQV